A genomic window from Balneola vulgaris DSM 17893 includes:
- a CDS encoding adenylate/guanylate cyclase domain-containing protein, with protein MPSKNNFRLLAAIMFADMVGYTKLMQQDEQMAKDLRDRQRAVVDKSIAKYRGQVMQYYGDGTLSMFGSALDAVNCAKEIQETLQEEPQVPLRIGIHIGDVVYDDEGIYGDAVNIAARVQGLGTPGSVMFTNKVFDEIKNHRGIRVEAFGNHELKNVIDPVGIYALASKGLETPSQSYIQEMTGSHQNSVAVLPFANFSGDKEHEYFSDGITEEIINALVRLKGLQVTSRTSVFAYKNTNKDIREIGRELNVATVLEGSVRHAGNRIRVTAQLIKTDDGFHIWSENYDGELKDIFKVQDEISKKIAEKLESNFTFESDSKLYEASTENVDAYNDYLQGLFYWNKRTPEAVKKAIGFFEKAVSCCDTYTKAYSNLANCYTFLATIGHMQTDEAYTKAEEYALKAIQLNNLRAGSYTALGYVKMFKHWDFDAADSCFRKAITLEPENVEARLGFSFYNRVVGRYDKMLLHSKVASKIAPLSLPAKLNLASSHSLLENYAEALELYKQILELDPNYRTAYEGMALVYAFQKDYDMATKYIKKYLKLIDGPFKGGAQLGYIAAVKGEVEDAKKYIEDVKQREEENPHLNLSLDFAIIYTGLGAYDKAFDYLFQAADQKLGSVLLLNSLPPFNVLRSDPRFNQLLDRIGLPKEVQTV; from the coding sequence ATGCCCTCAAAGAATAATTTTAGATTACTTGCTGCCATCATGTTTGCAGACATGGTTGGTTATACCAAGCTTATGCAGCAAGATGAACAAATGGCTAAAGATTTGCGCGATCGACAACGTGCCGTTGTAGATAAATCTATTGCTAAATACCGTGGGCAAGTAATGCAATATTACGGTGATGGCACGCTTAGTATGTTTGGAAGTGCGTTAGATGCCGTAAACTGCGCTAAAGAAATTCAAGAAACGCTTCAAGAAGAACCTCAGGTTCCCCTTCGCATCGGAATACATATTGGGGATGTGGTATATGACGATGAAGGGATATATGGCGATGCTGTAAATATTGCCGCCCGTGTACAAGGTTTAGGAACCCCTGGCTCCGTAATGTTCACAAATAAAGTATTCGATGAGATTAAAAATCATCGAGGTATTCGAGTTGAAGCATTCGGGAATCATGAACTCAAAAATGTAATTGACCCCGTTGGTATCTATGCCTTAGCGTCTAAAGGACTTGAAACGCCGTCACAGTCGTATATTCAAGAAATGACTGGTAGCCATCAGAATAGTGTGGCGGTACTACCCTTTGCGAACTTTAGCGGCGATAAAGAACATGAGTATTTTAGTGATGGTATCACCGAGGAAATTATTAATGCATTAGTACGACTGAAAGGCTTGCAAGTGACTTCACGTACTTCTGTATTTGCTTACAAAAACACGAATAAAGACATTCGTGAAATTGGGCGTGAATTAAATGTAGCAACGGTATTAGAAGGTAGTGTACGACATGCAGGGAACCGTATTCGAGTAACTGCCCAGCTTATTAAAACCGATGATGGGTTTCATATTTGGTCAGAGAATTATGATGGTGAACTGAAGGATATTTTCAAGGTGCAGGATGAGATTTCGAAGAAGATAGCTGAGAAACTAGAATCCAATTTCACCTTCGAATCCGATAGTAAATTGTATGAAGCTTCAACGGAAAATGTTGATGCTTATAATGACTACCTACAGGGATTATTCTACTGGAATAAGCGAACTCCTGAAGCTGTTAAAAAGGCCATTGGCTTTTTTGAGAAAGCTGTTTCGTGTTGTGATACTTATACCAAAGCCTATTCGAATTTAGCCAACTGCTATACATTTTTAGCAACTATTGGCCATATGCAAACAGACGAAGCCTATACTAAAGCCGAGGAATATGCCCTCAAGGCCATTCAATTAAACAATTTAAGAGCAGGGTCATATACCGCACTTGGCTATGTGAAAATGTTTAAACATTGGGATTTTGATGCGGCTGATTCATGTTTTCGAAAAGCGATTACTCTTGAACCGGAAAATGTAGAAGCACGACTTGGTTTTTCATTTTACAATCGAGTAGTAGGTCGATACGATAAGATGTTATTGCATTCAAAGGTGGCTAGTAAAATCGCACCCCTATCATTACCCGCTAAGTTAAACCTCGCAAGTTCACATAGTCTTCTTGAAAACTATGCTGAAGCCTTAGAGCTGTACAAACAAATCCTCGAATTAGATCCTAACTACCGTACCGCTTACGAGGGGATGGCATTGGTGTATGCTTTCCAAAAAGACTATGACATGGCTACTAAGTACATCAAAAAGTATCTAAAACTTATTGACGGTCCATTTAAAGGCGGTGCTCAATTGGGATATATAGCAGCGGTTAAAGGAGAGGTAGAAGATGCAAAAAAATACATCGAGGATGTAAAACAAAGAGAGGAAGAAAACCCTCATCTTAATTTGTCGTTAGATTTTGCTATAATCTACACGGGGCTAGGAGCATACGACAAGGCTTTTGATTATTTATTTCAGGCGGCAGATCAAAAATTAGGGTCCGTATTACTGTTAAATTCTCTACCACCTTTTAATGTGCTTAGATCAGACCCACGATTTAACCAGTTATTAGACCGCATTGGTCTTCCTAAAGAAGTACAGACCGTTTAA
- a CDS encoding flavin reductase family protein, which yields MYTDFKSMDPDALSVGERQQLLTALIAPRPIAFASTVNKEGLINLSPFSFFNVFSANPPVLVFSPSRRGRDGTTKHTYENLKEVPEVCISVVNYAMVEQMSLASTEYDYGVNEFEKAGFTAIPSDTIQPPRVAESPANFECTVNQIIELGEEGGSGNLVVATIQKIHIQKQYLGDSNIPDTTQLDLVARMGGNWYSRAHGESLFEIPKPLRNKGIGVDQLPPSIRNSSILTGNNLGRLGNSEEFPSSELIEKVRQRPDLESIYTQFSGNKLEAEVHKFAQVLLEQNEVELAFAVLMTLDDE from the coding sequence ATGTACACAGACTTCAAATCAATGGACCCTGATGCGTTGAGTGTAGGAGAGCGTCAACAGCTTTTAACCGCACTGATTGCACCACGGCCTATTGCATTTGCAAGTACGGTAAACAAAGAGGGCTTAATAAACTTGAGCCCTTTCAGTTTCTTCAATGTATTTTCTGCGAATCCTCCAGTGCTGGTATTCTCACCGTCACGAAGAGGTCGAGATGGCACCACCAAACATACTTATGAGAATTTGAAGGAAGTTCCTGAGGTATGTATAAGTGTAGTGAACTATGCCATGGTTGAGCAGATGTCGCTTGCAAGCACAGAATATGATTATGGGGTTAATGAATTTGAAAAAGCAGGATTCACTGCTATCCCTAGTGATACCATACAACCCCCAAGAGTAGCAGAAAGCCCTGCCAACTTTGAGTGCACAGTGAATCAAATCATCGAGCTTGGCGAGGAAGGCGGAAGTGGAAACTTGGTAGTGGCCACTATACAGAAAATCCATATTCAGAAGCAGTATTTAGGGGACTCGAATATCCCAGACACTACTCAATTAGACCTTGTAGCGCGAATGGGCGGGAACTGGTATTCGCGAGCTCACGGTGAGTCCTTGTTTGAAATACCCAAACCCCTTCGGAATAAAGGAATAGGTGTGGATCAATTACCTCCATCTATTAGAAATAGTTCGATACTTACAGGGAATAACCTAGGCCGACTTGGGAATAGTGAAGAGTTTCCTTCATCAGAGCTTATTGAAAAAGTACGGCAACGACCCGATTTAGAATCCATTTACACCCAATTTAGCGGCAATAAACTTGAAGCAGAGGTTCATAAATTTGCTCAAGTACTCCTTGAACAAAATGAAGTTGAATTAGCCTTTGCCGTATTAATGACATTAGATGATGAGTAA
- a CDS encoding MarR family winged helix-turn-helix transcriptional regulator — protein sequence MSRKEIGIYIDRTYKVVRQDLIGRFKQADVDITPEQWVILSKLREGKMNQTDLANGSFKDKPTISRILDLLVKKGFVVRENDERDRRKYLIALTSKGEDVIQRAEPLVFESREKGWQNLEEEEYQQLITLLDKVFNNYSQE from the coding sequence ATGAGTAGAAAAGAAATTGGCATTTATATCGACCGTACCTACAAAGTTGTACGGCAAGATTTAATCGGAAGGTTTAAGCAAGCAGATGTAGACATTACGCCAGAACAATGGGTAATTTTGTCGAAGTTGCGTGAAGGTAAAATGAATCAAACAGATTTAGCCAATGGAAGCTTCAAAGATAAGCCCACTATATCCCGTATTTTAGATCTTCTAGTTAAAAAAGGATTTGTAGTTCGTGAAAACGACGAGCGCGATCGCAGAAAATACCTTATTGCTCTAACCTCGAAGGGTGAGGATGTAATTCAAAGAGCAGAACCCCTGGTTTTTGAATCGCGTGAAAAAGGCTGGCAGAACTTAGAAGAAGAAGAATATCAGCAGCTGATTACTTTACTCGATAAAGTATTCAATAACTACAGCCAAGAATAA
- the hppD gene encoding 4-hydroxyphenylpyruvate dioxygenase, whose product MEAPNISAAAEQESDFMPIMGTDYVEFYVSNAKQAAHYYKTAFGFNSLAYAGLETGLRDRESYVVVQDKIRLVLTSPLNSGTDIGKHIDKHGDGVKVIALWVDDATYAYEEAMKRGATSYFEPKKEEDKHGSVVRAGIHTYGDTVHIFVERKDYNGPFLPGYQAWNPEFNAEPVGLKYVDHMVGNVELGDMNKWVKFYEDVLGFTQILSFDDKDISTEYTALMSKVMSNGNGRIKFPINEPAEGLKKSQVDEYLEFYEGAGVQHIAVATDDIIKTVSDLKSRGVEFLNIPSTYYDVLQERVGKIDEDIDSLKELGILVDRDDEGYLLQIFTKTVQARPTMFFEIIQRKGATSFGKGNFKALFEAIEREQELRGTL is encoded by the coding sequence ATGGAAGCTCCAAACATCTCTGCAGCAGCAGAACAAGAATCTGATTTTATGCCCATTATGGGTACTGACTACGTAGAATTCTACGTAAGTAATGCAAAACAAGCCGCTCACTATTATAAGACTGCTTTTGGCTTCAATTCGCTGGCCTATGCGGGTCTTGAAACCGGATTACGTGATCGCGAATCCTATGTCGTGGTTCAAGACAAAATTCGCCTGGTTTTAACCTCTCCTCTAAATAGTGGAACCGATATTGGTAAGCATATCGATAAACATGGCGACGGAGTTAAAGTAATTGCTCTTTGGGTAGATGATGCCACTTATGCATATGAAGAAGCTATGAAACGCGGTGCTACTTCATATTTTGAGCCTAAAAAAGAAGAGGATAAGCATGGTTCCGTAGTACGGGCGGGTATTCACACCTACGGCGATACCGTACATATTTTTGTTGAGCGCAAAGACTACAATGGTCCATTTTTACCGGGCTATCAGGCTTGGAACCCAGAATTTAACGCTGAACCTGTTGGGTTGAAGTATGTAGACCACATGGTTGGAAATGTGGAGTTGGGTGACATGAATAAGTGGGTGAAATTCTACGAAGACGTGTTGGGTTTCACACAAATCCTTTCTTTTGATGACAAGGATATTTCCACCGAGTACACAGCATTGATGAGTAAAGTAATGAGTAACGGGAACGGTAGAATCAAATTCCCGATTAATGAACCTGCTGAAGGTCTCAAAAAATCACAGGTAGATGAATACTTGGAATTTTATGAGGGTGCTGGGGTTCAGCACATTGCTGTAGCAACCGATGATATTATCAAAACCGTATCTGACCTCAAATCGAGAGGCGTTGAGTTTTTGAATATTCCTAGTACCTACTACGATGTTCTTCAGGAACGCGTAGGGAAAATTGATGAAGATATCGATTCCTTAAAAGAACTTGGTATCTTGGTAGACCGTGATGATGAGGGGTATTTACTTCAAATTTTCACAAAAACTGTACAAGCTCGTCCAACAATGTTTTTCGAGATTATACAAAGAAAAGGGGCTACTTCTTTTGGGAAAGGGAACTTCAAGGCTTTATTTGAAGCTATTGAAAGGGAACAAGAACTAAGAGGTACGCTATAA
- a CDS encoding acetoacetate--CoA ligase codes for MMSNNSISLWQPSDSFKKGSNLYAYEQWLKTTHLLEFDNYQELWEWSVEDYPQFWSSLWEYFDIISHSNSTNTTNGLPMPHTRWFEGATLNYAEHIFRKKSDQRPAILFKQEQQAVRKISWQELEHSVAKLQATLIDMGIKKGDCVAAYIPNIPEAIVSFLAVNSLGAIWSCCSPDFGVNTVLDRFEQIAPKVLIAADGYVYSGKSLNRLEEVQKIASHITSIEEVVLVPYLNKHPQPNFECTSWDTIQVRKEQDVAFTPVEFNDPIWVLYSSGTTGKPKAITHSNGGVLLEHLKYMHFHNDVKEGENFFWFTTTGWMMWNFLQSSLLAGATCVLYDGSPAKPNLNTLWELAEELPIHHFGTSAPYLTACMKEGLQPSTLDLSALRSIGSTGAPLPEEAFEWVYNAISKDVWLCSMSGGTDVCTAFVGGIPYKEVVKGRIQGRALGCALVSYSDDAEPIFNSLGEMVITQPMPSMPIYFWGDEDHARYKQSYFERFDGAWCHGDWIKIFEDGSLIIQGRSDATLNRKGIRIGTAEIYAQLNKLDQVKDSLIINLERPQGEDYMPLFVVLIDEIEIEPVTTLINKTLKEQCSPRHVPDQVISVPDIPYTLSGKKMEVPVKKALMGMDIEKSMNKDACRNPDAMEYFIRLAEQLKY; via the coding sequence ATGATGAGTAATAACAGTATTTCGCTTTGGCAGCCCTCTGATTCCTTTAAAAAAGGATCCAATCTATATGCTTATGAGCAATGGCTAAAAACAACACATCTGTTAGAGTTCGACAATTATCAAGAATTGTGGGAATGGTCGGTGGAGGATTACCCTCAGTTTTGGAGCAGCCTCTGGGAATACTTCGATATCATCAGTCATTCAAACTCAACTAATACAACCAATGGGTTACCTATGCCTCATACCCGTTGGTTTGAAGGGGCGACTTTAAACTACGCTGAACACATCTTTCGCAAAAAGTCGGATCAGCGACCCGCTATCCTTTTTAAGCAGGAACAACAAGCCGTTCGAAAGATAAGTTGGCAAGAGCTTGAGCATTCAGTAGCTAAACTGCAGGCTACTTTAATCGATATGGGAATAAAGAAAGGCGATTGTGTAGCCGCTTATATTCCTAATATTCCTGAAGCCATCGTTTCATTTCTAGCCGTTAACTCGTTGGGGGCAATATGGAGCTGTTGTTCTCCCGATTTTGGGGTGAATACGGTCCTGGATCGATTTGAACAAATAGCACCTAAAGTGCTAATAGCTGCCGACGGTTATGTATATAGCGGTAAATCTCTCAACCGTTTAGAGGAAGTGCAAAAGATTGCCTCTCATATCACCTCTATTGAAGAGGTTGTTCTAGTCCCCTACTTAAATAAGCATCCTCAACCAAATTTCGAATGTACTTCGTGGGATACCATCCAAGTTAGAAAAGAGCAGGACGTTGCATTTACTCCCGTAGAATTTAATGACCCAATTTGGGTACTCTACTCCTCAGGTACTACCGGGAAGCCTAAGGCTATTACCCACTCTAATGGTGGAGTATTACTTGAACACCTTAAATACATGCATTTCCATAATGATGTTAAAGAGGGGGAAAATTTCTTTTGGTTTACAACCACTGGTTGGATGATGTGGAATTTCCTTCAATCTAGTTTGTTAGCGGGGGCCACGTGTGTATTGTATGATGGTTCACCAGCTAAGCCAAACTTAAATACTCTTTGGGAGCTTGCCGAAGAACTACCCATTCATCACTTTGGAACAAGTGCCCCTTATTTAACGGCCTGTATGAAAGAAGGACTTCAGCCATCAACATTGGACTTAAGTGCCTTACGGTCTATTGGCTCAACAGGCGCTCCCTTACCCGAAGAAGCATTTGAATGGGTATATAATGCTATTTCTAAAGATGTGTGGCTTTGCTCGATGAGTGGTGGCACCGATGTTTGTACAGCTTTCGTAGGTGGCATTCCATACAAAGAAGTTGTTAAAGGACGTATTCAAGGTCGAGCTCTTGGCTGTGCATTAGTTTCATATAGTGATGACGCGGAACCTATCTTCAATTCGCTAGGGGAAATGGTTATCACACAGCCTATGCCCTCAATGCCTATTTATTTTTGGGGTGATGAGGATCACGCTAGGTATAAACAAAGTTACTTTGAGCGATTTGATGGCGCTTGGTGCCATGGTGATTGGATAAAAATCTTTGAAGATGGAAGCTTAATCATTCAAGGCAGATCAGATGCTACCTTGAACCGCAAAGGTATACGTATTGGAACCGCAGAAATCTATGCACAGCTCAATAAGCTAGATCAAGTAAAAGACAGCCTCATTATTAATCTTGAACGTCCTCAAGGAGAGGATTACATGCCACTTTTTGTAGTGCTTATAGATGAGATTGAAATAGAGCCCGTTACCACTTTAATTAACAAAACTCTGAAAGAACAGTGTTCACCTCGTCATGTACCAGACCAAGTTATAAGCGTGCCTGATATCCCTTATACGCTGAGTGGCAAGAAGATGGAAGTACCGGTTAAAAAAGCATTAATGGGTATGGATATTGAGAAAAGCATGAATAAAGATGCTTGCCGAAATCCAGACGCTATGGAATACTTTATTCGCCTTGCTGAGCAACTAAAATATTAA
- a CDS encoding BamA/TamA family outer membrane protein: protein MKKIFITILPFLFLLSCSSSKIYVDEDGQNWQASSSSLSTKPIYELYLIGDAGSPRLDIQEPSLRFLESQLAESNERSAIVYLGDNIYLNGLPDSTDAQRDFYEARIIEQMKILKDFKGRVFFIPGNHDWDDGEKEGLTRIKRQEDFIEAYLDRGNVFLPDDGFPGPIDVELMDDDEHPALQDDIRLIILDTQWWLHRHEKSYGDTGEYDLVDGGDFLNELEDILKKRQGDFLVMAAHHPIKTAGPHGGYLPLSTHFKPPIFGSLYAMYRRVFGLKQDVTHHRYKQMADALQEAFSENEEFIYASGHSHSLQYFRVEGKRFNQHYLVSGSGTKKSYVAKGRGTEFSYAGEGHIKVLFMEDGSVWMEAWAPIGNGETGQLLYKTQMKPPYDNPVEEAVEELPDYDYTDSTKVLAANPKYGGKGPLFNALVGAHNRDMWTVESEFPVFDVTEIRGGLIPVRMGGKGQSNTLHLEDKEGNEFVLRSVDKQAGKIWEEELKKTIALDIAQDQFSILNPYSALVIPILADAAGVYHTNPKIYYVPHDPQLGRYADEIGGQLALFEEKPDNNMNTVASVGYSEEVVAHRDMIREVDGDIDHRVDQEMFLRARLLDMLIADWDRHSDQWRWATFEPEDEQGKIYRPIPRDRDVAFMKMTGLIPRLAKIGPFFQYQNFDEDYGNLIGLNFNSLPLTRRFTNQLTKEDWQRISLDIQSSITDEVIETAVKAYPKEIYDHFGTETIKTLKARRDKLNSVALSYFEMLNGTVSVPASNKRERFVITGLSEGRVQVQVFKLSGKGVLREKYYDRIFNPSETKEVRLFGMGDDDEFLFEGPKTQIKLIVNGGPGVDEYTLQGDHGIFKNIELFDTEEDNRIDVPQKTHLHLTEDAAENTYNYENDFKWNRSFPGYYFEYNNFDGVFLGGGPKIVKYGFRKNPAVTHYLRLNYAPKTGASNLRYSGTWYERAGNWNVGSELKILFPKSYKNFFGLGNETSLQERGNKYYRARLSQYEIQTYFSQSFNNVLNVKAGSLFNITKVEKSDEENIINDVDKGISESTFEDQWFNAYFVEASFKDVDNEVNPKQGYKLSLANTANIGVINTSKTFTTLAGNLQLFYPIRFSPQIVIAHRTGGAHTFGSFPFYSANTIGGTTNLRGFRGNRFSGRSTFYTNSEVRVELFDFYRYLLGGKVGLSVFYDTGRVWTDDENSSLWHEGYGGGVWFNAFDSMLIRSTIGLSKEDTIFELKAGFFF from the coding sequence ATGAAAAAGATATTCATCACCATTCTCCCATTTCTTTTCCTACTATCATGTTCATCATCGAAAATATACGTCGATGAAGATGGCCAAAATTGGCAAGCTAGTTCCTCATCATTGAGTACAAAGCCCATATATGAACTCTATCTTATTGGAGACGCAGGTTCCCCTCGGTTAGATATACAAGAACCGTCACTTCGGTTTTTGGAAAGTCAGCTTGCAGAAAGTAATGAGCGTAGTGCCATCGTCTATCTTGGAGATAATATCTATTTGAATGGCTTGCCTGATTCAACTGACGCCCAACGCGATTTCTATGAAGCTCGAATCATAGAACAAATGAAAATTCTTAAAGACTTTAAAGGGCGGGTCTTTTTTATCCCTGGAAATCATGACTGGGATGATGGTGAAAAAGAAGGTCTAACTCGCATTAAACGTCAAGAAGATTTTATTGAAGCCTATCTTGATAGGGGAAATGTTTTCCTTCCTGATGATGGCTTCCCAGGCCCAATAGATGTTGAGCTTATGGATGATGATGAACACCCTGCTTTGCAAGACGATATCCGGTTAATCATTTTAGATACCCAATGGTGGCTACATCGCCATGAAAAATCTTATGGCGATACTGGCGAATATGATCTTGTTGATGGGGGTGACTTCCTAAATGAACTTGAAGACATTCTCAAAAAGAGACAAGGGGATTTCTTAGTGATGGCAGCGCATCACCCAATTAAAACTGCTGGGCCTCATGGAGGATATCTACCTTTATCTACACACTTTAAACCGCCCATTTTTGGCAGTTTGTATGCCATGTATCGAAGGGTTTTTGGGTTAAAGCAAGATGTAACTCATCACCGCTACAAACAAATGGCGGACGCACTTCAAGAAGCCTTTTCAGAGAATGAAGAGTTTATATATGCATCTGGGCATTCCCATAGTTTGCAATATTTTCGGGTTGAAGGGAAAAGGTTCAATCAACATTATTTAGTATCGGGTTCGGGCACCAAGAAAAGCTATGTAGCTAAAGGAAGAGGTACTGAATTTTCATATGCGGGAGAAGGGCACATCAAGGTGCTGTTTATGGAAGATGGTTCAGTGTGGATGGAAGCATGGGCACCCATTGGTAATGGTGAAACAGGTCAGCTACTCTACAAAACCCAGATGAAGCCTCCTTATGATAATCCTGTAGAGGAAGCCGTTGAGGAGCTTCCTGATTACGATTATACCGACAGTACGAAAGTACTGGCCGCCAACCCGAAGTACGGTGGTAAAGGGCCTCTTTTTAATGCTCTAGTTGGTGCACATAACAGGGATATGTGGACCGTGGAATCAGAATTTCCAGTATTTGATGTAACTGAAATTCGTGGTGGGCTTATACCCGTTCGAATGGGAGGTAAGGGGCAGTCGAATACTTTGCATTTGGAAGACAAAGAAGGCAATGAGTTTGTATTGCGCTCGGTAGATAAACAAGCTGGTAAAATCTGGGAAGAAGAGCTAAAGAAGACCATTGCTTTAGATATCGCTCAAGATCAGTTTTCAATATTGAATCCTTACAGCGCATTGGTAATACCTATATTAGCCGATGCTGCCGGGGTATACCATACGAATCCAAAAATTTACTATGTACCGCATGATCCTCAACTAGGTAGATATGCTGATGAAATTGGTGGTCAACTGGCACTCTTTGAAGAGAAACCTGATAACAACATGAATACTGTTGCGAGTGTGGGTTACTCAGAAGAAGTGGTTGCACATCGTGATATGATTCGTGAAGTAGATGGAGACATCGATCATCGGGTAGATCAAGAGATGTTTTTAAGAGCTCGACTACTGGATATGCTGATTGCAGATTGGGATCGCCATAGTGATCAATGGCGCTGGGCTACTTTTGAACCCGAAGATGAGCAAGGCAAAATATACCGCCCTATTCCTCGAGATCGTGACGTAGCATTTATGAAAATGACAGGGCTAATTCCTCGTCTAGCTAAAATCGGTCCTTTCTTCCAATACCAAAATTTTGATGAGGACTATGGAAACTTGATTGGTTTGAATTTTAATTCCTTACCTCTCACAAGGCGATTTACAAATCAACTTACCAAAGAGGATTGGCAGCGAATTTCCCTAGATATTCAATCATCGATTACCGATGAAGTCATTGAAACCGCCGTAAAGGCCTACCCAAAAGAGATTTATGATCACTTTGGTACGGAAACCATAAAGACTCTAAAAGCACGAAGAGATAAACTAAATAGTGTAGCTCTTAGCTATTTTGAAATGTTAAACGGCACGGTAAGTGTGCCAGCGAGTAATAAAAGAGAACGTTTTGTAATTACAGGTCTGAGTGAAGGCAGGGTGCAAGTTCAAGTGTTTAAACTATCGGGCAAAGGGGTGCTTCGAGAAAAATACTATGATCGCATTTTTAACCCCTCAGAGACAAAAGAAGTACGCCTATTTGGGATGGGAGATGACGATGAGTTCCTATTTGAAGGCCCAAAAACTCAAATCAAATTAATTGTTAATGGGGGGCCAGGTGTAGATGAGTACACCCTTCAAGGAGACCACGGTATATTCAAAAACATTGAGCTGTTTGATACAGAGGAAGACAATAGAATTGACGTTCCACAAAAAACCCATTTACACCTCACTGAAGATGCCGCTGAAAACACCTATAACTATGAAAATGATTTTAAGTGGAACCGAAGCTTCCCCGGCTACTACTTCGAGTACAATAACTTTGATGGGGTATTCTTAGGGGGTGGACCAAAAATTGTTAAATACGGTTTCCGCAAAAACCCTGCAGTTACTCATTATTTACGGCTGAATTACGCCCCTAAAACAGGCGCCTCTAATTTGAGGTATTCAGGCACTTGGTATGAACGAGCAGGAAACTGGAACGTAGGCAGCGAATTAAAAATACTCTTCCCAAAAAGTTATAAGAACTTCTTTGGCTTAGGGAATGAGACGAGTCTTCAAGAAAGAGGAAATAAATACTACCGCGCGCGACTAAGCCAATATGAAATTCAGACTTACTTCAGTCAATCCTTTAATAACGTACTGAATGTTAAAGCAGGAAGTTTATTCAACATCACAAAAGTTGAGAAAAGCGATGAAGAAAACATCATAAATGATGTAGACAAAGGTATCAGCGAAAGCACATTTGAAGACCAATGGTTTAATGCCTATTTCGTGGAAGCTTCTTTTAAAGATGTTGATAATGAAGTGAACCCTAAGCAAGGGTATAAGCTTTCTTTGGCGAATACTGCAAATATTGGGGTCATCAATACTTCTAAAACATTTACTACCTTGGCGGGGAATTTACAGCTTTTCTATCCGATCAGATTTTCACCACAAATTGTGATAGCTCACCGAACAGGTGGCGCACACACTTTTGGTTCATTTCCATTTTATTCGGCGAATACCATCGGTGGTACAACAAACTTGCGAGGCTTTAGAGGGAATCGATTTTCAGGAAGGTCTACCTTCTATACCAACTCTGAAGTTCGAGTTGAGCTCTTTGACTTCTACAGATACTTATTAGGAGGCAAAGTAGGTTTATCTGTCTTTTATGACACGGGAAGAGTGTGGACGGATGATGAAAACTCCTCACTTTGGCATGAAGGCTACGGAGGAGGCGTTTGGTTTAATGCTTTTGACAGTATGTTAATCCGATCAACCATTGGGCTATCCAAAGAAGACACAATTTTTGAACTAAAAGCAGGTTTTTTCTTTTAA